A section of the Kribbella voronezhensis genome encodes:
- a CDS encoding pyridoxamine 5'-phosphate oxidase family protein, which yields MNHLLDLTGLAEITSYEELREVVPAPLQHATDKTRKELHELDRQWLAQSPFCLIATSAADGSCDVSPKGDPAGFTKVLDDTTIVIPERAGNRRIDGFTNILSNPHVGLIYLLPGRGETLRINGRARIIREAPFFDDMIVKGNRPQLALLVEIEEIFHHCSKAFLRSQLWKPETWNPDAMPSRAKIAKALDRKDAELAELEVYYGPQYEAGIYKTKY from the coding sequence ATGAACCACCTTCTGGACCTGACAGGACTGGCCGAGATCACCTCGTACGAGGAGCTGCGCGAGGTGGTCCCGGCACCGTTGCAGCACGCAACGGACAAGACCCGCAAGGAACTGCACGAGCTGGACCGGCAGTGGCTGGCCCAGTCGCCGTTCTGCCTGATCGCGACCTCCGCCGCGGACGGCAGCTGCGACGTCTCCCCCAAGGGCGACCCCGCAGGGTTCACCAAGGTGCTCGACGACACGACGATCGTGATCCCGGAGCGAGCGGGCAACCGCCGCATCGACGGCTTCACGAACATTCTCAGCAATCCGCACGTCGGCCTGATCTACCTGCTGCCGGGTCGCGGCGAGACGCTGCGCATCAACGGCCGCGCCCGGATCATCCGCGAGGCGCCGTTCTTCGACGACATGATCGTGAAGGGCAACCGGCCGCAACTGGCGCTGCTGGTCGAGATCGAGGAGATCTTCCACCACTGCTCCAAGGCGTTCCTGCGCTCGCAGCTCTGGAAGCCCGAGACGTGGAACCCGGATGCGATGCCGAGCCGCGCGAAGATCGCGAAGGCCCTGGACCGCAAGGACGCGGAGCTGGCCGAGCTGGAGGTGTACTACGGCCCGCAGTACGAGGCAGGCATCTACAAGACCAAGTACTGA
- a CDS encoding NAD(P)H-dependent oxidoreductase, producing the protein MKTHIVYAHPEPHSLNGSLKDLAVTTLEAAGHEVQVSDLYAMNWKAVVEAADFGEQATSPLQVVRSSGAAYDAGALTPDVMAEQEKLLWADTVIFQFPLWWYTMPAILKGWVDRVFSYHFAYGVGVHDETRYGERFGEGTLQGRRAMLSVTAGGPESHYSDRGINGPIDDLLFPIHHGILYYPGLEVLPPFVLYGTDRMTADEFKDAAKAWTERLLSLETTDPIPFRPQNFGDYEIPSLQLKPNLELPGRGSFDLHVRA; encoded by the coding sequence ATGAAGACGCACATCGTCTATGCCCACCCCGAGCCGCATTCGCTCAACGGCTCACTGAAGGACCTCGCCGTGACCACGCTCGAAGCCGCCGGCCACGAGGTACAGGTGAGTGACCTGTACGCGATGAACTGGAAGGCCGTGGTCGAGGCGGCCGACTTCGGCGAGCAAGCCACCAGTCCGCTACAGGTCGTCCGGAGCTCGGGTGCGGCGTACGACGCCGGCGCGCTCACGCCCGATGTGATGGCCGAGCAGGAGAAGCTGCTGTGGGCGGACACGGTGATCTTCCAGTTCCCGCTGTGGTGGTACACGATGCCGGCCATCCTCAAAGGCTGGGTGGACCGCGTGTTCTCGTACCACTTCGCCTACGGCGTCGGCGTACACGACGAGACGCGGTACGGCGAACGCTTCGGTGAAGGCACTTTGCAGGGCCGCCGGGCGATGCTCTCGGTGACCGCCGGCGGACCCGAGTCCCACTACAGCGACCGCGGAATCAACGGCCCTATCGACGACCTGCTCTTCCCGATCCACCACGGGATCCTCTACTACCCAGGCCTGGAGGTCCTACCGCCGTTCGTCCTCTACGGCACAGACAGGATGACCGCTGACGAGTTCAAGGACGCCGCCAAGGCCTGGACCGAGCGCCTGCTCTCACTGGAGACAACCGACCCGATCCCCTTCAGACCACAAAACTTCGGCGACTACGAAATCCCCTCCCTCCAACTCAAACCAAACCTGGAACTCCCCGGCCGCGGCAGCTTCGACCTCCACGTCCGGGCCTAG
- a CDS encoding MarR family winged helix-turn-helix transcriptional regulator yields the protein MEREDLGALLARLIRRIMEAERPLLEAHGLSMWGYSVLTRLADRPMETQQALAKSIGYDKSRLIALLDDLERDGLLTRQPDPSDRRARTVTLTAAGKSRLRAAKADIRAMEEDLLAPLTPTERRHLLTALPRLAQTPDH from the coding sequence GTGGAACGCGAAGACCTCGGAGCCCTGCTCGCCCGGCTGATCCGCCGCATCATGGAAGCGGAGCGCCCGCTGCTGGAGGCGCACGGTCTCTCGATGTGGGGCTACTCGGTCCTGACCCGTCTCGCGGACCGGCCGATGGAGACCCAGCAGGCCCTCGCCAAATCCATCGGCTACGACAAGTCCCGCCTGATCGCGCTCCTGGACGACCTGGAACGCGACGGCCTCCTCACCCGCCAACCCGACCCCTCGGACCGCCGCGCCCGCACCGTCACGCTCACCGCCGCCGGCAAGTCCCGCCTGCGCGCAGCCAAGGCCGACATCCGGGCCATGGAAGAAGACCTCCTCGCCCCTCTGACCCCGACCGAACGCCGTCACCTCTTAACAGCCCTACCCCGCCTGGCCCAAACCCCCGACCACTGA
- a CDS encoding SRPBCC family protein: MLTNFPRAETRTISIAASPEVVFEYVADARNLPEWAPGFAPKIEQSGDEWVIDSEAGQLRVVVRTSSEYGTVDFLRAHDLRVGGFSRVLPNGEGSEYQFTILFPPGTPEEAVEDQLKFIDEELETVRRICEGDQAV; the protein is encoded by the coding sequence ATGCTTACTAATTTTCCCCGCGCCGAGACGCGGACCATTTCCATTGCCGCCTCCCCGGAGGTTGTCTTCGAGTACGTGGCCGACGCGCGGAACCTGCCGGAGTGGGCGCCGGGGTTCGCGCCGAAGATCGAGCAAAGTGGTGACGAGTGGGTTATCGACAGCGAGGCGGGTCAGCTGCGCGTGGTGGTGCGCACCTCGTCGGAGTACGGGACGGTGGACTTCCTTCGCGCCCATGACCTCCGGGTCGGCGGCTTCAGCCGGGTGCTGCCCAACGGCGAGGGCAGCGAGTACCAGTTCACGATCTTGTTCCCTCCGGGCACGCCGGAGGAGGCGGTCGAGGATCAGCTGAAGTTCATCGATGAGGAACTGGAGACCGTTCGGAGGATCTGCGAAGGCGATCAGGCAGTGTAG
- a CDS encoding sensor histidine kinase, producing MTSTELSHDDRIRRVMLPVVVSVIAVVGSFGASRGETDRRAADWFMVVLLLIGSVSLYWLRSRPIPVLWATVVSTLVYMLMQYAYGPVIFSFVIAVFTAIRRGYRVPGWSALVALYAGHVLGRAVLGINGQSIYQVLLVGTCFVVLGFLAELFRGHRERVLAADRTRREEELRKAGEERLRIAQELHDVVAHHISLINVQASTALHLADRQPEQAAPALAAIKEASKEALVELRSIVGILRQSDEAAPRQPVVGLDHLDSLISRTSMAGLEVHSMIHGVPRPLPTGLDRAAFRIIQESLTNVVRHAKATSATVRIQYGDSALVLQVDDDGQSLTGPPKEGNGIIGMRERATALGGTLTATRTPAGGLRIVAQLPLEPAGL from the coding sequence GTGACCAGTACTGAGCTCTCACACGACGACCGCATCCGGCGGGTGATGCTGCCGGTCGTGGTGTCGGTGATTGCGGTGGTGGGATCGTTCGGGGCCTCACGCGGTGAAACCGATCGCCGGGCAGCCGACTGGTTCATGGTCGTGCTGCTCCTGATCGGCTCGGTGTCGCTCTACTGGCTGCGCAGCCGGCCGATCCCGGTGCTGTGGGCAACTGTCGTCTCCACGCTCGTCTACATGTTGATGCAGTACGCGTACGGCCCGGTCATCTTCAGTTTCGTCATCGCCGTCTTCACAGCGATCCGCCGGGGCTACCGAGTGCCCGGCTGGTCGGCGCTCGTGGCCCTGTACGCCGGGCACGTGCTGGGCCGGGCAGTGCTCGGGATCAACGGGCAGAGCATCTACCAGGTCCTCCTGGTCGGCACGTGCTTCGTCGTACTCGGCTTCCTGGCCGAGCTCTTCCGCGGTCACCGCGAACGTGTACTGGCCGCAGACAGGACCAGGCGCGAGGAAGAGCTCCGCAAGGCGGGCGAGGAGCGCCTGCGGATCGCGCAGGAGCTGCACGACGTGGTGGCGCACCACATCTCCCTGATCAACGTGCAGGCGTCCACGGCGCTGCACCTGGCTGATCGTCAACCAGAGCAGGCCGCACCGGCTCTTGCCGCAATCAAAGAAGCCAGCAAGGAAGCACTGGTCGAGCTGCGCTCGATCGTCGGCATCCTGCGCCAGTCGGACGAAGCAGCACCACGCCAACCCGTGGTCGGCCTGGATCACCTGGACAGCCTGATCAGCCGTACGTCGATGGCCGGCCTCGAGGTGCACAGCATGATCCACGGAGTTCCACGACCGCTGCCGACCGGCCTGGACCGTGCGGCGTTCCGGATCATCCAGGAGTCGCTGACCAACGTCGTACGTCATGCCAAGGCGACGTCGGCGACAGTACGCATCCAGTACGGCGACAGCGCTCTCGTACTCCAGGTGGACGACGACGGGCAGTCATTGACCGGGCCGCCCAAGGAAGGCAACGGGATCATCGGGATGCGTGAACGGGCCACCGCACTCGGCGGCACGCTCACAGCAACTCGTACTCCGGCCGGTGGGCTGAGGATCGTTGCCCAGTTGCCGTTGGAGCCCGCCGGACTCTAG
- a CDS encoding alpha-ketoglutarate-dependent dioxygenase AlkB gives MAGGLQASLLDAFEDPALGSLEGLQRTELGQGAWIDVLPGWLTGADQVFDRLAVEVPWREERRQMYDRMVDVPRLLCFYGETDNLPLPILDEARDALTDRYAEELREPFRTAGLCYYRDGRDSVAWHGDKIGRGAREDTMVAILSVGEPRVLALRPRPGSTSAKVASTIRYPLGHGDLIVMGGSCQRTWEHAIPKSTTHTGPRISIQYRPRGVR, from the coding sequence ATGGCTGGAGGGCTTCAGGCTTCGTTGCTGGATGCGTTCGAGGATCCTGCGCTGGGATCTCTCGAAGGGCTGCAGCGGACAGAGTTGGGTCAGGGCGCCTGGATCGACGTGCTGCCAGGGTGGTTGACCGGTGCGGACCAGGTTTTCGATCGTCTGGCGGTCGAGGTGCCGTGGCGTGAGGAGCGGCGGCAGATGTACGACCGGATGGTCGACGTCCCTCGGCTGCTCTGCTTCTACGGCGAGACCGACAACCTCCCGTTGCCGATCCTCGACGAGGCGCGCGACGCGCTCACCGATCGGTACGCCGAGGAGCTGAGGGAGCCGTTCCGCACGGCAGGTCTCTGCTACTACCGCGACGGACGGGACAGCGTCGCCTGGCACGGCGACAAGATCGGTCGCGGCGCCCGCGAGGACACCATGGTCGCCATCCTCTCGGTCGGCGAACCACGAGTCCTGGCGCTCCGCCCGCGCCCCGGCAGCACGTCGGCAAAGGTCGCCTCGACCATCCGCTACCCCCTCGGCCACGGCGACCTCATCGTCATGGGCGGCTCCTGCCAACGCACCTGGGAACACGCCATCCCCAAGTCCACCACCCACACCGGCCCCAGAATCAGCATCCAATACCGCCCCCGCGGCGTCCGCTGA
- a CDS encoding amidohydrolase, which produces MRQLVIRNCSVLVVPETGECRVDEAQDIYVQDGAIAAITDTGTPVAGRPPFARSADARSVSASQTDDHQSDAAPGAAGSVDARSGGAGSADAGPGGAGSVGAGSADARWVDASSGGAGSADAGPGGAGSVGAGSADARWVDASSGGAGSVDARSGSAGSVEVLDGSGLLAVPGLTNSHTHSPMVMMRGAAEDVSIDDWFNRKIWPMEVNLTPERVRVGARLACAEMLLAGVTTFVDHYFHADQIAEAALESGIRADLAPTFFSSTGTEGREAAFAAVREIRARGEAAANGHPPRVTASLGPHAPYTVTDEDLRRTAEVARAEGLRIHLHAAETEDQTQSSIDRHGVTPIEVLARTGVLEAGALIAHGCGIREADLALLAPFADRTAVACCPKVYLKLAMGSTTPIKSLQSAGIPVGIGTDGAAVHNTLDLWESLRLVALTQKQREQNAEWMTVSDTLRLATRGGATAAGLHYLTGALEPGRRADIALVDLSAPHHQPIHDARASLVYSTRASDVVHVVVDGNIVVRDRTLTTVDLAEILEDARTLAHTLVDLSANSTIQTYAP; this is translated from the coding sequence ATGCGGCAACTGGTGATCCGGAATTGTTCCGTCCTGGTCGTCCCGGAGACGGGGGAGTGCCGTGTCGATGAAGCGCAGGACATCTACGTCCAGGACGGCGCTATCGCCGCGATCACCGATACCGGTACGCCGGTCGCTGGTCGCCCTCCATTCGCGCGCTCAGCCGACGCTCGATCGGTCAGTGCCAGCCAGACCGACGATCACCAGTCCGATGCCGCACCGGGTGCTGCGGGATCGGTGGATGCGCGTTCGGGTGGTGCGGGATCGGCGGATGCAGGACCGGGTGGTGCGGGATCGGTGGGTGCGGGTTCCGCTGATGCCCGATGGGTGGATGCCAGTTCGGGTGGTGCGGGATCGGCGGATGCAGGACCGGGTGGTGCGGGATCGGTGGGTGCGGGTTCCGCTGATGCCCGATGGGTGGATGCCAGTTCGGGTGGTGCGGGATCGGTGGATGCGCGTTCGGGGAGTGCCGGGTCGGTCGAGGTGCTCGATGGGAGTGGGCTGCTTGCTGTGCCGGGGCTGACGAACTCGCATACGCACAGTCCGATGGTGATGATGCGGGGCGCGGCTGAGGACGTGTCGATCGACGACTGGTTCAACCGCAAGATCTGGCCGATGGAAGTGAACCTCACCCCGGAGCGCGTCCGAGTCGGCGCCCGTCTCGCCTGTGCGGAGATGCTGCTCGCCGGCGTCACCACCTTCGTCGACCACTACTTCCACGCCGACCAGATCGCCGAAGCAGCCCTCGAATCCGGCATCCGCGCCGACCTCGCTCCGACCTTCTTCTCATCCACCGGCACCGAAGGTCGAGAAGCCGCCTTCGCAGCGGTCCGCGAGATCCGCGCACGAGGCGAAGCAGCCGCAAACGGCCACCCGCCACGCGTCACCGCCTCCCTCGGCCCGCACGCGCCCTATACCGTCACCGACGAAGACCTCCGCCGTACTGCGGAAGTCGCGCGCGCCGAAGGATTGCGGATCCACCTGCACGCGGCCGAGACCGAGGACCAGACGCAATCGTCGATCGACCGCCACGGCGTGACCCCGATCGAGGTGCTCGCGCGTACCGGCGTACTGGAAGCTGGTGCCCTGATCGCCCACGGGTGTGGCATCCGCGAAGCTGACCTCGCCTTGCTGGCACCCTTCGCCGACCGTACTGCGGTCGCCTGCTGCCCCAAGGTCTACCTCAAACTCGCAATGGGCTCAACCACGCCGATCAAGTCGCTGCAGTCGGCCGGCATCCCCGTCGGCATCGGCACCGACGGGGCCGCGGTCCACAACACCTTGGACCTCTGGGAATCCCTGCGCCTCGTCGCTCTCACCCAGAAACAACGCGAACAGAACGCCGAGTGGATGACCGTCTCGGACACCCTCCGCCTCGCCACCCGAGGCGGCGCGACCGCAGCCGGGCTGCACTACCTCACCGGCGCCCTGGAACCAGGCCGCCGGGCCGACATCGCCCTCGTCGACCTCTCGGCCCCGCACCACCAGCCGATCCACGATGCCCGGGCGAGCCTCGTCTACTCCACCCGAGCATCCGACGTGGTCCATGTCGTTGTCGACGGCAACATAGTCGTCCGCGACCGTACCCTCACCACTGTCGACCTGGCGGAGATCCTCGAGGATGCCCGCACCCTGGCGCACACCCTCGTGGACCTGTCCGCAAACAGCACGATCCAGACCTACGCGCCCTGA
- a CDS encoding MFS transporter, producing the protein MTSTATDRTETSTGGRLTRLLPPAGAARNLAMAQLANSVGDGAFIVTSALFFTRVVGLSTAQVGLGLTVAWLIGFLTGVPLGNLADRKGPRGVAILLALSTALSVGSFLFVRSFPLFLIAAIAYASSQTGLTAARQALLAGLVAPAERTRIRAFLQSTVNAGLAVGAALGGVALRFDTAPAYLTVFAIDAASFLIAAALIHRVPAVTAVLKVAGEPRLAVLHDRPYAVLALLNAVMLMFMPLLSLIAPLWIVERTSAPSWMVASLLIVNTIGVTLFQVRVARGVKDLRTATRSIRFAGLAFLAACSVFAVTAFGMAPAGAAAVLAVAAILLTLGEMKLASGAWEISFGLAPADKQGQYQGFFGTGPAIARMLGPALLTTLVLGWGPIGWLVLGALFLGTSVAIGPTVRWAARTRPASQVVEPSLNGECAA; encoded by the coding sequence ATGACCAGCACCGCCACCGATCGCACCGAGACCTCCACTGGGGGCCGGTTGACCAGGCTCCTCCCGCCCGCCGGAGCAGCCAGGAACCTCGCCATGGCCCAGCTGGCCAACTCCGTCGGCGACGGCGCATTCATCGTCACCTCGGCGCTGTTCTTCACCCGAGTGGTCGGCCTCTCCACCGCCCAGGTGGGCCTCGGACTCACGGTCGCCTGGCTGATCGGCTTCCTCACCGGCGTCCCGCTCGGCAACCTGGCCGACCGCAAGGGCCCGCGCGGCGTCGCGATCCTGCTCGCGCTGTCCACCGCGCTCTCGGTCGGATCGTTCCTCTTCGTCCGAAGCTTCCCGCTGTTCCTGATCGCAGCGATCGCCTACGCCAGCAGCCAAACCGGCCTCACCGCCGCACGCCAGGCTCTACTGGCCGGACTGGTCGCCCCAGCCGAGCGCACTCGAATCCGGGCGTTCCTGCAGTCCACGGTGAACGCAGGCCTTGCCGTAGGCGCTGCACTCGGTGGCGTAGCCCTTCGGTTCGACACGGCACCGGCGTACCTGACTGTATTTGCGATCGACGCAGCCAGCTTCCTCATCGCCGCCGCATTGATCCACAGGGTCCCGGCAGTCACCGCGGTACTCAAGGTCGCCGGCGAACCCCGCCTAGCTGTCCTGCACGACCGCCCGTACGCCGTACTCGCGCTGCTCAACGCCGTGATGCTCATGTTCATGCCACTGCTCAGCCTGATCGCACCGCTGTGGATCGTGGAGCGCACCAGTGCTCCCAGCTGGATGGTCGCCTCGCTCCTGATCGTCAACACCATCGGCGTCACGCTGTTCCAGGTGAGGGTCGCTCGCGGCGTCAAAGACCTCCGTACTGCGACCCGCTCGATCCGATTCGCCGGACTCGCCTTCCTCGCCGCGTGCAGCGTCTTCGCGGTCACCGCTTTCGGAATGGCTCCAGCCGGCGCCGCCGCAGTACTGGCTGTCGCTGCGATTCTCCTGACGCTCGGTGAGATGAAGCTGGCCTCTGGCGCTTGGGAAATCAGCTTCGGCCTCGCCCCCGCCGACAAGCAGGGCCAGTACCAGGGCTTCTTCGGAACCGGACCCGCGATCGCCCGCATGCTCGGCCCGGCGCTGCTGACGACGCTGGTCCTCGGCTGGGGCCCGATCGGCTGGCTGGTACTCGGTGCACTGTTCCTGGGGACCAGTGTGGCGATTGGTCCCACCGTACGATGGGCGGCACGGACCCGGCCCGCCAGCCAGGTGGTCGAGCCGTCGCTCAATGGGGAGTGCGCCGCCTGA
- a CDS encoding S8 family serine peptidase: MIPVRPVHLLRLGVPAALVAATLVTITGSSGNAAQPQPGPYAVKPNFARTAKPAKDAYTPNTVLVKFKKTASAAAKSKALGKVNSRSSAAVGSGIVAVKSELAAPDMLKTLKADASVEKASLDYIRTASSAPNDTYYGSDQAGALGAIRMPQAWDLTKTAGAQTVAVLDTGIDAGHPDLAGRVLAGYNEIRPGTSPNDDNGHGTMTAGIIGANTNNGAGVAGVAWNVKILPVKVLDSSGSGPDSGIIAGINWAASNGAKVINMSLGGDGDDSLLHDAVKSAVAKGVVVVAAAGNTGVNVPHFPASYPEVLSVAATDNNGALTSFSTQGDWVDIAAPGWNIISTGPRSLTPAGYLPYWTGSGTSFSAPMVAGVAALVRNKYPTYTPAQVMARLKSTARDAGPRGLDPFYGAGILDAYNALGGSWAPEFWSAGPDGNDVPARATAITGSSVTGTTGPEGDVDWYKITSTTAHSVVVNVTSPVYDFENRAQNFAPVVKVYDKDLQQIGGAEINYEPDTPVALTASVNVNLVVGDNYISVRNYNGSRDSRAYTVSYAASSAGAAPFDHAWVQNSSVADYSNGVAQTVKPVITSATDLSPASVIDSTVRLLNGKTGAVVPSTVDYAADTKQITITPTAELLDNTPYRISVDGVQETSGATVSSFTSVFRTVDQAPAPLSAFDATGGYTTAALSWTLPGITDLDQVVVRGAAGTTPPASPTAGTAYAPGATTSGTATGLANATSYAFSAWVKDRSGKLSATPATTQLIGTATSLTSASASIVNFGGSVTLNGKASRIDTKAPLAGVPLSLYGRNKNSTVWREIARRTTAADGTASVVYAPSVSTVFAWGYNGSADLLGSRTGNFTVEVRPTIASYVSPTAIKLGASTNFYGYVRPQHAGSLVYLQRLSGSTWSTITSTKLNSTGNYAFGIKPTAKGTYTYRVVFVADADHATAVSASKTFTVS; this comes from the coding sequence GTGATTCCCGTCCGCCCTGTCCATCTCCTGCGCCTCGGTGTGCCCGCTGCTCTGGTAGCCGCCACCCTGGTCACCATCACCGGATCATCCGGTAACGCCGCCCAGCCGCAGCCCGGCCCGTACGCCGTCAAGCCGAACTTCGCGCGCACCGCGAAGCCGGCCAAGGACGCCTACACGCCGAACACGGTGCTGGTGAAGTTCAAGAAGACCGCCTCCGCCGCGGCGAAGTCCAAGGCACTCGGCAAGGTCAACAGCCGCTCGTCGGCCGCCGTCGGTTCCGGCATCGTCGCGGTGAAGAGCGAGCTCGCCGCGCCAGACATGCTGAAGACGCTGAAGGCCGACGCGAGTGTCGAGAAGGCGTCCCTGGACTACATCCGGACCGCGTCCTCCGCGCCGAACGACACGTACTACGGCTCGGATCAGGCCGGCGCCCTGGGCGCCATCCGGATGCCGCAGGCATGGGACCTGACGAAGACGGCCGGGGCGCAGACGGTCGCCGTACTGGACACGGGCATCGACGCCGGTCACCCGGACCTGGCGGGCCGCGTGCTGGCCGGATACAACGAGATCCGGCCGGGCACGTCACCGAACGACGACAACGGCCACGGCACGATGACCGCCGGCATCATCGGCGCGAACACCAACAACGGTGCCGGCGTCGCCGGTGTCGCATGGAACGTCAAGATCCTCCCGGTCAAGGTGCTCGACTCGAGCGGCTCCGGCCCCGACTCCGGCATCATCGCGGGCATCAACTGGGCCGCGAGCAACGGCGCCAAGGTGATCAACATGTCACTGGGCGGCGACGGTGACGACAGCCTGCTGCACGACGCGGTCAAGTCCGCTGTCGCCAAGGGCGTCGTCGTCGTGGCGGCGGCCGGCAACACCGGCGTCAACGTGCCGCACTTCCCGGCGTCGTACCCGGAGGTCCTCTCGGTCGCCGCGACCGACAACAACGGCGCGCTGACCAGCTTCAGCACGCAGGGCGACTGGGTCGACATCGCAGCCCCGGGCTGGAACATCATCTCCACCGGTCCCCGCAGCCTGACCCCGGCGGGCTACCTGCCGTACTGGACCGGCAGCGGCACGTCGTTCTCCGCCCCGATGGTCGCGGGCGTCGCCGCTCTGGTGCGGAACAAGTACCCGACCTACACGCCGGCTCAGGTCATGGCACGTCTCAAGTCGACGGCTCGTGACGCGGGCCCGCGCGGCCTCGACCCGTTCTACGGCGCCGGCATTCTCGACGCCTACAACGCTCTGGGCGGCTCGTGGGCGCCGGAGTTCTGGAGCGCCGGACCGGACGGCAACGACGTCCCGGCCCGCGCCACCGCGATCACCGGCAGCTCGGTCACCGGCACGACCGGCCCCGAAGGCGACGTCGACTGGTACAAGATCACTTCGACCACCGCGCACAGCGTCGTGGTCAACGTGACCAGTCCGGTCTACGACTTCGAGAACCGGGCGCAGAACTTCGCTCCCGTCGTCAAGGTCTACGACAAGGACCTGCAGCAGATCGGCGGCGCCGAGATCAACTACGAGCCGGACACCCCGGTAGCGCTGACGGCGAGCGTCAACGTCAATCTGGTGGTCGGCGACAACTACATCTCCGTCCGCAACTACAACGGTTCGCGCGACAGCCGGGCCTACACCGTGTCGTACGCCGCTTCGTCGGCTGGGGCCGCTCCCTTCGACCACGCCTGGGTGCAGAACTCGTCCGTGGCCGACTACTCGAACGGTGTCGCGCAGACGGTGAAGCCCGTGATCACGTCGGCGACGGACCTGTCGCCGGCGAGCGTCATCGACAGCACTGTCCGGCTGCTCAACGGCAAGACCGGCGCCGTCGTGCCGAGCACGGTCGACTACGCGGCCGACACGAAGCAGATCACCATCACGCCGACCGCGGAGTTGCTCGACAACACGCCGTACCGGATCTCGGTCGACGGTGTGCAGGAGACCAGCGGGGCGACCGTGTCGAGCTTCACCTCGGTCTTCCGCACGGTTGACCAGGCTCCGGCCCCGTTGAGCGCCTTCGACGCGACCGGTGGCTACACCACGGCCGCGCTGAGCTGGACCCTCCCGGGCATCACGGATCTCGACCAGGTCGTCGTACGAGGTGCAGCCGGAACCACGCCGCCTGCCTCGCCGACCGCCGGTACTGCGTACGCACCGGGCGCAACCACGTCCGGTACTGCGACCGGGTTGGCCAATGCGACGAGCTACGCCTTCAGCGCGTGGGTGAAGGACCGGAGCGGCAAGCTCAGCGCCACTCCTGCCACCACCCAGCTGATCGGCACTGCCACGAGCCTGACGTCAGCCAGCGCATCGATCGTCAACTTCGGTGGTTCGGTCACGCTGAACGGCAAGGCCAGCAGGATCGACACCAAGGCGCCGCTCGCCGGCGTGCCGCTCTCGCTCTACGGCCGCAACAAGAACAGCACCGTCTGGCGCGAGATCGCCCGCAGGACCACCGCCGCCGACGGAACGGCAAGCGTGGTCTACGCACCGTCGGTTTCGACCGTGTTCGCCTGGGGCTACAACGGATCGGCTGACCTGTTGGGCTCCCGCACCGGAAACTTCACCGTCGAGGTTCGTCCGACGATCGCGTCGTACGTCTCCCCGACCGCGATCAAACTCGGTGCCTCGACCAACTTCTACGGCTACGTCCGCCCGCAGCACGCCGGCTCGCTGGTGTACCTGCAGCGGCTCAGCGGTTCGACCTGGTCGACCATCACGTCCACCAAGCTCAACAGCACGGGCAACTACGCCTTCGGCATCAAGCCGACGGCGAAGGGCACCTACACCTACCGAGTGGTCTTCGTAGCAGACGCAGACCACGCCACCGCGGTCTCCGCATCCAAGACCTTCACGGTCAGCTGA
- a CDS encoding helix-turn-helix transcriptional regulator — MDDLAGFLRTRRSRVDPASVGIPTDSRRRVEGLRREEVAHLSGVSVDYYVRLEQGRATQPSEQILDALAGVLGLDETERAHLYRLARQRRRRAKAPSGRLRPELLRVLDLVPDAPALIMNHRLDVIAGNRLAGLLYGRQLPGLNTARHIFLEETERGLYADWETCTLDVVGHLRLAAGKYPDDPRLASLIGELAMGSTRFRKLWARADVSARTHGRKAYQHPLVGLLELHQENFLLPAESGMELIVLSAAPGSPAEDGLRLLSTLGEPTEARLSSDGPPVRH, encoded by the coding sequence ATGGACGATCTCGCGGGCTTCCTGCGCACCCGGCGCTCCCGGGTCGACCCTGCTTCGGTCGGCATCCCCACCGACAGCCGCCGCCGCGTCGAAGGCCTGCGCCGCGAGGAGGTCGCGCACCTGTCCGGGGTGAGCGTCGACTACTACGTCCGCCTGGAGCAGGGCCGCGCCACCCAGCCCTCCGAACAGATCCTCGACGCACTCGCCGGCGTCCTCGGCCTCGACGAGACCGAACGCGCGCACCTCTACCGGCTCGCCCGGCAGCGTCGCCGCCGCGCGAAGGCGCCGAGCGGACGACTGCGACCCGAGCTGCTGCGCGTTCTCGACCTGGTCCCCGACGCACCTGCGCTGATCATGAACCACCGGCTGGACGTGATCGCAGGGAACCGTCTCGCCGGACTCCTCTACGGCCGGCAGCTCCCAGGCTTGAACACGGCCCGGCACATCTTCCTCGAGGAGACCGAACGCGGCCTGTACGCCGACTGGGAGACCTGCACTCTCGACGTGGTCGGACACCTGCGGCTGGCGGCCGGCAAGTACCCCGACGACCCGCGGCTGGCTTCCCTCATCGGCGAGCTGGCGATGGGCAGCACGCGCTTCCGCAAACTCTGGGCCCGCGCGGACGTGAGCGCCCGCACCCATGGGCGCAAGGCCTATCAGCATCCCCTGGTCGGACTCCTCGAACTGCACCAGGAGAACTTCCTGCTGCCGGCGGAATCGGGCATGGAACTCATAGTCCTGTCCGCGGCACCCGGAAGCCCGGCCGAGGACGGCCTGCGCCTGCTGAGCACCCTCGGCGAACCCACCGAGGCCCGGCTCAGTAGTGACGGCCCGCCCGTCAGACATTGA